The Diceros bicornis minor isolate mBicDic1 chromosome 24, mDicBic1.mat.cur, whole genome shotgun sequence region CTACCCAGATCACCTGAATCACACTCTGGggagggcccagcaatctgtgttttaataagccctcTGGGAATTCTGATGCTCACtcccatttgagaaccactggcttggGGAAAACAGGTCATGCACAGATAAGCAGGATAGGTGCCCTTTAAGAAATAcagagtgggggctggccccatggtatagtggctaagttcggcatgctccgcttcagcaactTGAGGTTTGCggggtcggatcccaggcgcagacctataccactcatcagccatgctgtggcagcaacccacagcatggctgacccaTTTCTTCTACAAAGTAGAAGacgactggcatggatgttagctcagggctaatcttcctcagaaaaaaaaaaaagaagaaatacagagccCAATGTGGCCATAGATGTTTGTACTCAAAAACTAGACCCAGATGACAACTCTACCCAAAGTGGCAGCAGACTCACCTCAGAACATAACAAGCCATGCTTTCTGGTGGTATAGCTTTAGGGCTTTGTTCCCACTGAGTAGGGACCAATTATCCTGCTTGGCACATCCGGGTTCTAGAAGTTTGCTTCTCTTCCTTTGGTTGGATTTCAAATGCTCTAGTGCTCCATTACAAGGCCACAGCCTACAGCCCATCAGGCATCAGTGAGCTAACCGGATGGCATGTGGATACTTCACCTAGGTAGATAAAATGTGCCAGACTTCCAACTAAACAGGACAATGTGTGGCAGAGGTGGGAACATGTTAAGATGCTCTCTCACAGAGGTCTGCAAATGGCTGTTAGGAATCAGGGCAGGAATGCCAGGGTCCCCTGCCCAAAAGTTTTTTAGCTCAATGAGGAAGGGGGACAAGTGAACAAGCAACTGTAATAATGTGCCTCGAACACCAtaagggaggggtggggggtaCTCACAGAGGCAGGGAGATGCCCTGCCAAGAGGGGTCGAGATTTCACAGAGCAGGCAAGCTTCAGCTGCTAGGTATCTACCAGGCAGGTATTAGCCACTACTTGTTTATATGTGGCCTCCCTTGGCAGGGCCTGCCACGTAGGCAGGGCCTGTATCCTAGCTGCCCAGCAATTCAGAAATGTTTATTGATATGGATGCTTTAGATTATCACAGTTTAGGACACGAGCCCTCAACACAGCCAACACCCTTTACCGCCTCTGTACTCACCAGATAACCTTCAGTTCCCTTCCAGCAGCTCCAAACGTCTGCTCTATGCATACCACTATGACAGGTTAGTGCTAGAAGAAAAGCAATGCACCTGAGTAGCTCATCACAAAGGGGAGACAAGAACTCAAATAACAAATAGTGTGCAGCTTTAAAAGCACACTGCAGGTTAGAGAAAGCTGAGAGGGATGTCGGACAGGGAGGCCAGCTGGCCAACAAGACGGCCCATCACAGAGGGCAATACCTTGGTCCCTTCAGCGGCCCACAGCTCACAAACAAAAGGTTCTCTGTCCACGCAGACTTGATCTTGCTCAAAGGGGCTAATTCATGCTAAAAGTCTCACAGACACCAATATCTAAACAACTCTAAGGCCAATTTACTAATTTACGTTTTCAGCATCTATTCATGTCTACCGTCCAGGGCATCCAATGAAATGCATAATTCAGGCACACATTCGACAAGGATTTCATAAGCACTAAGTGCCCATTATTTAGCAAATTGTGAGCACCTAATTGGGCAAATAGCACAGCCAAATGAGGCAGAGATGCAGAAATAGGAGGAATTGTGCAATTAGCTTGGCGTCAAACAAGCTAGAGTTCAAACACTGTCCACCATTTATGAGACaggtgactttgggaaaattacttaaccttcctgAGTCTCTTTCGTTACTTGTAAAATGGACATAACACTCCCTCACATGATTGTTAAAGAATTAAATGGGATTACATAAGTAAACTGCCtagtttatgtttatatttatctGGAGAGGCTGTGTCACATGATGGTTAAGGGAACAGACTTGGGGATCATACAGATCTGGTTTaacttccagctctgccacttaataagcacatgatcttggacaaattgCTTAATTTTTTCCACTAAGCCTCAGGTTTGCTCCTTTGTAAATCAGGAATAAAAATTCCTAGAAGAGCTGAGAAGTAAATAAGATAGTGTATTCAAAGGACTTAGCAAATTCCTAGGTTATGAGAAGCATTCAACAAATGGTATGGTtaagaatagtaaaataaaaagttgtcAGTGATTAGACACAAATCAGTGGTACACacactaaaaattaaaattagtacaaacttaacaaaattaaattatgGGGCCATCAAAGATAGCAAAAAATTAATCACTTCGTATTTAGCTATTAAGAAACTTTTCTGAGGAGGCAGTCTTCTTGCCTCAGACTAGTTTCATGCCCATATTTTCCAACAGAGTTTCTAAAATAATGTCATTTGCATGCAGCCATGCAAAAACTCAAATGTTTCGATACTGTTCAGTCATGCTCCATGGTGAACCAGAAGCAGCAGGTCTGGGATCTACCTTTCTAGTTTGTCTGATGGGAACCCCAGTACCCATTAAGCATTACGCATTTGGTCTAACACTTATACACCCTTGTACACAGTGTGATTTTAACGAAAGCCCTGCAGTAAAGGACACAAATCATTTCTCTCAATTCTGGATCATCCCTTCGATTTATTCTCCCCACCAACactctcaattttaaaatggttTATAAAGCCGATATATTATCTAAGAGTAATCttgaactttgataaaaatcaaCATATCTTTCAATTCTAACCTTCTTGCAAATGCGACTGGCCTAACACAAGGGGCAACCCCTTATCCACCTCAGCCTGTCCTCAACATTGCTATTTGATCCAGAGCGGGCAAACCACACTGCTGCCCGGACACTGCCAGGAGGGCCCGTTAGAGGCCACAGGAGAGCAGGTTAGGACCAACGGCTGGGCTCGGCTTTTTTGGCTTTTGTTGTACTCGAGTCAGGTGTGTTTTCAAATTTCAAGGTGGACTGGAAGCGTTTTAAGTCGCAACTGAAACTCGTACACAAAAGTGAGTTTCTGTATCACCTCAACAGAACTGAAATATGAGAGGCTCTTTCTAAATAGTCGTCATTTTCAAGTGAATACACTAGAGCCTCATCATCAACACCTGCTTTGGGCTGCTGTGCCCAGCAAGGAGTCACAATTTGTAACATGGAAAGGTGGATTCCACGAAAGGTAACCTGATGTGATGCTTATTTTGAGCAAAGTGACAGTGCAGTACGACAACGTGGAGACCTCTCCAAGATGCGTTTTCAGGAGGCCCTGGAATTACGAACTAATTTCGTGTTTCCCTCTTCAGAAAACGAGTGGACGGGAGCCACCAGCCAAGCTGGGCTCGTAGGCCGAGTCCCGGTGAGGGAGCCTCACGACGACCCCGTAGCGGTGATTTGACGAGTCACGGCCGCCGCAGCCACGCAGACCCGAGCTTCGGAGGATAAAAGGCAGCACTACGGATGAAAGACCCTGAGCCTCCAGCCCTCACCCTCTGCCCAGGCCTAGGGAGTGGGGAGGAAAAACTTCTCCAAGGCCCGACGACGGGCGTCCCCGGGGGAAGGAAGGGGCAGAGGAGCCCCCGAGGGAGGCTGCGCGCCTGCCGCGAGGAGAGCTCAGGCAGAAACGCGGCCTCAGCAGAGACGACGCAGCGACCGGCTCGAGCAAGCCAGATACGAAGCCAACGCCATTTTCCCGGAGTGTCTTAAACCGACAAAGCGCGGCCCAGAAGCCGAGACCCACAGCCCTGCCCCCCCCGTTCTCGCGAGACCGCGAAGGCATCTGGGAAGagcgggggaggggtggagaggggagggcaggagaaggaagcCGGGACCCCGGGTTGGGGGCGGGCTGAGGCGGCGAGCGGAGCCCCAGGACACAGGAGGGGCGGGGAAGGACGCGATTGACGCGGCATGTAGGCCAATGACGAGCGAGCTCGGGCGGGCCTCCGGCCAATGGGCTGTGCGGCCTGGCACGGGGGGCGGGCGCTGGGGCCGAGGGTAGCTTGAGCGCGGCGGCGGCGTTGTTCAGTCAGAGCGAGAACATTCCAGAGGTGAGTCCGGTGGAGAGGTGGCGGCCCCGCGGCCCcgcgccccctccccagtcctccCCGCCCCCTCGACCCCCGCGGGCCGCTGGCTGGCGGGGAAGGCGCCCCGACGCCCGCGGCTCACGGCGCCGTCTCTCCGCGCCAGGTCGCCAGGCCCCGGGCGCTGAAGGGTGTGGACCCCGGACGTCGCTGGGACTGCCCCTCCTCGCTGCTCGGCGGCGCCTGGCCCGGCCGCTCTCGCTGCGCTGCCTCCGCCGCCTCCGCCCCTCCTCGGACTCGGGTTCACACGCGCCTCACTTCATCCCAGTCCCGGGCGAGCAGCGTTGGGTTTATGTCTTTATTTGACGAAAACGGTGAGTGCGCGGGCCGGCAGGGAGATGGCGGCCGCACAAGATGGCGGCGCGCCGCGTGACCCGCGCGCGTGTGGCGCAGTTCGGGCGGTCGGGTGGGCGGCGGGCGCCCCCTCCCCTCTCATCTCCCCCCTTCCCTccgccccggcccccgcccccgccccctgtCGCGGGAGCGCGCCGCGCGGCCCCGCCGCCTCCGGGGCTGAGTCAGGCCTAATGGCTGCATTTATGAGTCATCGCCCgttgggggcggggcgggggcggcccGGGCCGGCGCCCCTCTGCCGGTTTCGTTTCGTCCCGGCCGTGGCCGTGCGCCCGCGGAGGCCGGGCGGCGCACATGGCGGGGCCGCTGCGGCCCTGTCCACCTGCCGCCGACGCCGGGAAATCCTCGCGCTGGTGCGCCTCTGCAGCCCCGCCTCGCAGGTGCTGCGGGTCGACCTTCGCAGCCCCGAACCGAACGACTGGTGGCCATGGGGACGGGAACGAAGGTCAACTGTGTGTTTGCGTAGGGAAGAGACAGGGAGACGAGGTCGAGGTCGGGTCCTGGGCGTTCCTCATACTCGGCGCACACCCCAACGAGATAATGTTTCAGTGCATTATGAAAGtggtggtttctttttttctttgaagtaaGCTTTTGTTGCCGAAGTAACAGTTTGTCTATCTTTAAGAGACAATTCCGTAGTTTTCCGTTTCAAAATGATGGCTACTAGGGGAGGGGGAGTGTATCTGAGAAGCTTTTTGTTAGTGCAGGTTCGATTTGGGAGAGGAGAGGTCGTGTGTGCATTTTCCAGCAGTTAAAATATGGCTGTTTGGTTGAAGCAAACCGTTGATATGGTGATTATGTTTGGTCTGGTGGAAACCACAGCAACTGAAGCAGGAGAGTTTGTTGGTTCTTTTAGTCAGACATCTCCCAACCGGAGTCACATCTTACTCAAAATGGAGGCTTTTTCCGATGCGACTGGTGTCCTGTGTTATATGAGAATAGTAGTTGATTTTCACGTGAACTCAAGATACTTTTTAACATGGGAGAATTCGGCATAATTAACAAGAATGTAAAGGGAGGGGTTTCCATGCAGGAATCAGTGTTAAACGTGGGGgttgtgtgtttttctttctcttccagagCTGTTGCGCAGCCATTGGTACCTGTATTGGGGAAACATAGCATACAAGCAAGAAGCTTACAGCCTCAGTGGCGAAAATTTTTTCATGTCAGAGACCGAGAACTCTTGCAGTCGTTTATGTCATCCCTTCTTCTCCAGACAGAAGATACCAAAAAGTTGCAATCAAAGATCTCTTCATCTTATTGATAAAGCTACTAATAAGCCAAAATGTCTGTCAACGTCAACCGCAGCGTGTCAGACCAGTTCTATCGCTACAAGATGCCCCGTCTGATTGCCAAGGTAATACTAGTCTTCATTTAGTAGCAAGTCCTAAGCTCTTGTAAAGATTGCATTTCCTGTGGTAGacagtgcaaaattaaaattcttatttcCTTTAGGTTGAGGGCAAAGGAAATGGAATCAAGACAGTTATAGTCAACATGGTTGACGTTGCAAAGGCGCTTAATCGGCCTCCAACGTGTAAGTAATGCCTCTTAGAGAAGTCTGAAAGGGCGTATTATCAATATAGTCACGGAGATCTTTGATCTGCAAATCTTGCTTGAATTTTATGCTAATTAGCTTATAAAGATTAAGTGGAGCCTTGGACTTAAAAAAAACCAACTGATTATTAGTTGCTGTTAGTGTACAAAACTACCCAAGCAACACATGTTTTAACCcaataacttaaaaaacaaagtgATGCTTGTATAAATGTGGATGTATAGCTAAAGATTGAGATAACTGTAATGAACAAAtcgttttttttttcaaatagatcCCACCAAATATTTTGGTTGTGAGCTGGGAGCACAGACCCAGTTTGATGTTAAGAATGACCGTTACATTGTCAATGGATCTCATGAGGCGAATAAGCTGCAAGACATGTTGGATGGATTCATTAAAAAATTTGTTCTCTGTCCTGAGTGTGAGAATCCTGAAACAGATCTGGTGAGTGCCTTTGATGTTTttgtcaataaaagaaaaaaccacgTATCTGCTTTTCTGATTAGTCACATGATAGCACCAAATCATGTTCCTGAAAATGCAGAGCAGACTAACttggaaataaaacaacaaaagttcAAATTTTGGAGATGTTTCCCTAGTgactgttgattttttttgtttgtttaagtaGATccctttttgaaagaaaattcttTTGTATGTTAAGCTAGTGTTTTAGATGTCTTCTGATGGTTAGATATTTTCACACTTTGTTCCTCACAGAGTTTTCATCATGTGTTATGGATGACAtacttgtttttacttttttggcaGCATGTCAATCCAAAGAAGCAAACAATAGGTAATTCTTGTAAAGCCTGTGGCTATCGAGGCATGCTTGACACGCATCATAAACTCTGCACATTCATTCTCAAAAACCCACCTGGTAAGTCTTCATGATGAATTTCTGAGATGTTAAAGTAACTGATTGTTGGAAACAAAATGGTTTTTTTTGTTGCTATAATACTGGAATATTTATAATTCCCGTATCATATTTTATCTGATAGAAGACTTTTTTGAAAGATGTACCGTTAAAGGTGAAAAACAGGCTGCCAATTAAACTCTACCATAGCATCAATTTTTAAGACACACCGTTtagggtgggtgaaataggtaTTGTAAAACAAAATGTGATGGGATCCCAGCAAAGGGTCTGCTTCTGGAATACTGTTTTGTAAACGGGGCAGGGGCTTAGCTTGTTAAGCTATGAGGTCTTAGAGCATTGCAAGCAACACTCTGTGGCAGATGATTGAAACTGTCTGACACAATTTGAGCTTGCTATAGCAAGAAAGTCTGACCTATTCCAGTGTTCTCTTCTCCATGAGACGAGCTGTTATATAGACTTAAACAGTGTTCCACTGTTGGCTGAAGTGCCGTTGAAATATGCTCTTGGTCACGTTGGTGAGGGGTGAAGAAAAGTGCGTCATGAGTGTCAGTCATTCCCAGCTACCTGGTCTTCTGAGGCATCACTGCTTCCTCTTAACCTAACCCAACAGTTAATATCACTAATGTTTTGGGACATGCCATTGTTAGTCTTGAGTTTCTTAGCTGTGGAGTACAGTGGATGAATTTGGTTTGTGCATTTTCTTAGAATTACAGGTAGCACTGTGTTTGaatgttttaacattttctgAGGGAAGGGTTACAAAGCAACAGGGCAGGGTGTTAAATGTTCATGACAGGCAGTGAGGTGTAATATAAGCTGTGGTACTAAACTTTTACTTCCTTTTTGTTTCCTGTAGAGAATAGTGACAGTggtacaggaaagaaagaaaaggaaaagaaaaatagaaagggcAAAGACAAGGAAAATGGTTCCGTGTCCAGCAGTgagacaccaccaccaccaccaccaaatgaAATCAGTGCTCCTCCACATGCTGTGGTGAGTGCAGGGTTGATGATGTGGTAGGCAGTAAAATTGTGTACAACATTTGGTTGAGGTGGGCAGAACTTAAGTGTAACATGGTAACAGTATTTTGGGTTCCAGGTGCTATTTGGTTGATTGAATTGAGGTGAACCCAATGTGTTCTAGTGCAAAACGAACTTGATGCCATTAACTTGACTAgaaatctgaaatatattttacgTTTTTAAGGTATTTGGCCAAGTATCTTTGTTATTATAaacaggaagaagaagaggatgaTGATTGGGGGGAAGATACAACAGAGGAAGCTCAAAGGCGCAGAATGGATGAAATCAGTGACCACGCAAAAGTTCTGACACTCAGTGATGATTTGGAAAGGACTGTTGAAGAGCGGGTCAAtatcctgtttgattttgttaaggTAACACATTTGTTTCAAGAGCAGTTAATCATTTTCTTGATCAGTAAATCAGCTTCATCCCAGCTTTGGGCTTTTGGTTGGATATTTATTACTTTAAACTGGATATTTTCTGTGCCAATATCTGCcagtcctccactttatatgggacgccaccgcagcatggcttgccaagcagtgtcgGTGCGTGtgtcgggatccgaaccggcaaaccccggcccgctgcagcagagcgcgtgcacttaaccacttgcgccactgggccggcccctcgcaTGTTGTCTTTTGAATGCTCAAATGCAAGGCTTAGTTCtgctttttgtttgcttattcacATATTTTTTGTAGGTGGTACTAGGCACTACCTTAGAGAGCTGTGTATCATTTAGAAATCCTAGAACTGTCATAAGTTAGGGAGGAAGAaagtccatgagagcagggactaaCTGGTATCCCTAGAGTGAAATGTGCCTCTTATTTCACTCAGTTGCTTGCTTTTAtttgcagaaaaagaaagaagagggtgTTATTGACTCATCTGACAAAGAAATTGTTGCTGAAGCAGAAAGACTGGATGTAAAAGCCATGGGCCCTCTTGTTTTGACTGAAGTTCTTTTTAATGAGAAGATTAGAGAACAAATTAAGAAATACAGGCGCCATTTCCTAAGAGTAAGCAAATTATTTTAGATTCATAAGTGAGATTATAGGTGTGTGACTTGGAAACAGACAGCACTTGAACCTCTCTTGCTCATTTGTTCTTCTGTCATcctaaaaatggagataattgacCTTCCAAGTATGCGAGTATCTGAAAAATGCTGCACGTAGTCCCTTATGGATAAAGTAACACAGAGGTCTAAATATGGTTTTTTTTGAACCATGTTTTAGGGCCATAGCCTTAATGAACAATCCTAAGGCAACGAATATACTTGGATATTAGAATTGTCAGAACATCTTAAAAAGCTTGTTAATGTCAAGGTAATCTATTTGCAGTTTtgtcacaacaacaaaaaagctcaACGGTACCTTCTTCATGGATTGGAGTGTGTGGTAGCAATGCATCAAGCTCAGCTTATCTCCAAGATTCCACATATCTTGAAGGAGATGTATGACGCAGACCTTTTGGAAGAAGAGGTCATCATCAGTTGGTCGGAAAAGGTGGGGACTATATCAACAGGTTGTTCTTCAAGATCAAAGGTATTGAGACAGCCATTGGGCTTTTTGGAAGAAGTAACTTTTAATACCCAGTCTCTCTATGTTAGAACACAGCCCCTTTGCTTGACTGGTGTAGTTTGTGGGCGATTCCCACCATGTCAGCTTTCTAGTAATAACAAGAAGCTGGTTAGACTCCCTACTATTTGTTGGGTGAGTGAATACGTGTTTTTTGTTGAGGATTCAAGATTAGGATGTGACCCAGTTCCCTCAAAGCTCAGTATGGGCCATTATATAAATAACTCAAATTAGTTTTTGAATTCTTCAAACTAAGAAAATTGTACTGAACATCTTTTAGGCCTCTAAGAAATATGTCTCAAAAGAACTTGCCAAAGAGATTCGTGTCAAAGCAGAACCATTTATTAAATGGTTGAAGGAAGCAGAAGAGGAATCTTCTGGTGGTGAAGAAGAAGATGAAGATGAGAATATTGAGGTAAACACTGGAGAACGTGGTAAATACGATGTTGATGCatgtttgaaaattataaaaggg contains the following coding sequences:
- the EIF5 gene encoding eukaryotic translation initiation factor 5; the protein is MSVNVNRSVSDQFYRYKMPRLIAKVEGKGNGIKTVIVNMVDVAKALNRPPTYPTKYFGCELGAQTQFDVKNDRYIVNGSHEANKLQDMLDGFIKKFVLCPECENPETDLHVNPKKQTIGNSCKACGYRGMLDTHHKLCTFILKNPPENSDSGTGKKEKEKKNRKGKDKENGSVSSSETPPPPPPNEISAPPHAVEEEEDDDWGEDTTEEAQRRRMDEISDHAKVLTLSDDLERTVEERVNILFDFVKKKKEEGVIDSSDKEIVAEAERLDVKAMGPLVLTEVLFNEKIREQIKKYRRHFLRFCHNNKKAQRYLLHGLECVVAMHQAQLISKIPHILKEMYDADLLEEEVIISWSEKASKKYVSKELAKEIRVKAEPFIKWLKEAEEESSGGEEEDEDENIEVVYSKTASVPKVEAVKSDNKDDDIDIDAI